The following nucleotide sequence is from Ignavibacteriales bacterium.
GCGATTTCATAATAGATAAAATTTCTAAAACAGGCGGACATTTAGGAGCAGGACTTGGAGCAGTTGAACTCGCAGTCACACTTCATTATGTCTTCAACACGCCTCATGATAAATTGGTATTCGATGTGGGGCATCAGGCGTATCCGCATAAAATTTTAACCGGTAGGCGTGATCAATTTGAGACGATCCGCCAACTCGGCGGTATCAGTGGTTTTTTGAAAAGGTCGGAAAGCGAGTATGATACTTTTGGCGCCGGACACGCAAGCACTGCTATATCTGCGGCGCTTGGAATGGCGACAGCACGCGATCTAGCGAAGGATAATTATTCTGTAGTTGCTATAATCGGCGACGGCGCGATGACTGGTGGCATGGCATACGAGGCAATGAATAATGCCGGCATTCAGAAGCGAAATATTATCGTCATCCTGAACGATAATAATATGTCTATCTCACAAAACAAGTGGGCGTTCTCTAACTACTTTACGGAACTTATAGCAAATCCTTCATACAACAAATTCAAAGCGAACGTTTGGGATATTACAGGCAAACTTGATTCTCTGGGAGACAGGATACGCAAAATTGCTTCACGGGTTGAAGAAGGAATTAAAGTAGTTATCACACCGGGTATTTTATTTGAAGCATTGGGCTTTCGTTATTTCGGACCAATCAACGGACATAACATTCCGCAGTTAATTAAAATATTTAAGGAAATAAAAAATCTTCCAGGACCTATTTTAATTCACACTGTAACAAAAAAAGGAAAAGGATACAGACCGGCTGAGGAAGACGAACAAGCACTTCATGGCGTTACACCGTTCGATAAAGTTACAGGTGTTTCATCTAAAAAAACAGGAACTCCTCCAAGTTACACAGATGTTTTCGGTAATGCTTTGGTAGAAATAGCAAAAGAAAATCAGAAGGTAGTCGGAATAACCGCTGCAATGCCTGATGGAACGGGTTTGGATAAAATTCAAAAAGAATTTCCCGATCGATTTTTTGATGTTGGAATCGCAGAACAGCACGCGGTTACTTTCGCAGCCGGACTTGCGACTCAAGGATATATACCTGTTGTAGGAATATATTCCACATTCTTACAGAGAGCGTTTGATCAAATTGTTCATGATGTCGCACTGCAAAAATTGCATGTGGTATTTGTTCTTGACAGAGGAGGAGTTGTTGGTGCCGATGGTCCCACTCATCATGGTGTTCTCGATTTTGCATACCTGAGATCGATTCCTGATATGGTCATAATGTCACCGAAGGATGAAGTCGAATTACGTCATATGTTATATACCGCGATAACTTATGAGAAAGGACCAATATCGATCAGATATCCCAGAGGTACAGGAGTAGGGTTATCACTTAAACAGCCATTAGTCACACTAAATATTGGAAAAGCAGAAAAGGTTCGGCAAGGGAAAGATGCTGCAATTTTGGCTATCGGAAATATGGTTTATCCTTCAATTCAGGCGGCCGTATTATTATCGGAGTGTGGTATTGATTTAGAAGTTGTTAATATGCGATTTGTAAAACCACTCGATGATGAAATGATATCGGATATTTGCAGAAGATATAAAAATATTATCATCGTCGAAGATCATTCAGTTATCGGCGGACTTTCCAGTGCGGTACTTGAATCGATCTCGAAGCTCGGTACAACCGATATCAAAGTAAAAAGTCATGGTATACCCGATGCGTTTGTTGAGCAAGGAACGATTCCGGAAATCCATAAAATTCTTAAACTCGATGTTGCGGGAATCGTTGATACCGTGAAAGATTTCTTAAAAAAATAATTATCATAATCATTTATACTCAGGGGATGAGATATGACGCCGGCAGAAACACAAAATAAATTAAGACTCGGAGTTATCGGACTCGGATGGGTATCCCAGATATTTCATCTTCCAATGCTCACCAAAATGGATGATGTTGAGATTGTGGCAATTTGCGATAAAGATAAATCACGCGCGAAAATTATTGCCGATCGGTTCAACATCTCCCGCATTTACATAGATTATCAGCAGATGTTAGCAAAGGAAGAAATGGATGCTGTTGATATTTGCACAAGCACCGATACACATCTACCTATAACTTTATCTTCACTTCAAGCGGGTAAAGATGTTTTTGTAGAAAAACCTATCGCGCGGCGTTACCTTGAAGCTGTTCAAATAGCTGAAGCGGTTAAGGAGCACAAACGCAAATTGATGGTTGGTATGAATAACCGGTTTCGTCCCGATACAATGATCTTAAAAAGTTTTGTTGAAAAAGGTGAAATAGGTAAGATATTTTATGTCAAAGCGGGTTGGCTAAAAAGAATTTCTCCTGATAACAAATGGATTACTCAAAAAGATAAAGCAGGCGGGGGAGTACTTCTCGATTTAGGAATCGTAATGCTCGATCTTATCCTTTGGCTGTTAGGTTTCCCTCCTGTTCAGCGGGTTAATGCGAAAATGTATATGCACAAAACTAAGAGTGTTGAAGATTCTGCGATAGTTACGCTGGAAGTGAAATACGGCGTTACACTCGTGATGGAATCAAGTTGGTCTTTTCATTGCGCGGAAGATTATTTTTATTGTAATTTATACGGATCTGAAGGAAGCGCGATGATTAACCCGCTTCGGATTTATAAACAGATGCATGGCAATCTTGTTAACCTTACACCTGTCAAAGTTGATTCACCTCTCAATTTGTTGAAAAAAAGTTACGAGAACGAATTGAAACATTTCGTAGGGGCTGCGAGAGGTTTGCACACAATAATCTCGGATGGTGATGAAGCAGTTCAACGCATGAAAGTTGTTGATGCAATCTATCAATCTGCTCAAAAGGGAAAGGAGATAAAGCTCAAGTGAAAAGGTCATCGGTTATTGCGCTGTTAACCGATTTTGGTACAATGGACGCTTATGTTGCCTCGATGCACGGTGTTATTCTTTCTATCGCGCCGAATACGAAGATAATCGATATTTCTCACTCGATCGAACCACAGAATATAGATGAAGCGGCATACATACTTTGGACATCTTTCAGATATTTCCCTAAACACACAACATTCATATGCGTAGTTGACCCGGGTGTAGGTTCCAACAGAAACATTATTTGCGTTGAGACTCAGGATTACCGATTCATTGCACCCGATAACGGATTGTTGAAGTATGTTTTAGATTCCGTGCATCGTCCTAAAATTATCGCGGTAAAAAATCAGGACTATTTTCTACCGCATGTAAGTACAACATTCCATGGGCGTGATATATTTGCCCCAATAGCCGCCCATCTTGCGAATGGATTATCTCCTTCAAAATTAGGACCAAGAACAACACCTTTATTTCATGCTGAACAGTTTATCGAGGTCGATACCTCTTTCAATGATGTTTATAAAGGTTCAGTCATTCATATCGATTATTTCGGAAATATAATCACGAACTATTTGATAAAAGAAAATAAACACAAAAGATTACATCTGAGTATTGGTAAAAAGATAATTCATAAAAAATATGCTTCATACTCCGATGCACCAATGCGAACACCTTTCCAAATAGTTGGCAGCAGTGGCTTATTGGAGCTTGTTGTTAAAAATGGGAAAGCAACCGATTACATTACTGCACCAATTAAAAGTAAATTGAAGTTGACTGTTTCCGATGAATAATTTACAAAAACAAAAGGATGAGCACTTTATGTTGGAGTGTTTATCACTTGCGCATAAAGGGATTGGAGATGTAAATCCCAACCCGATGGTTGGTGCGGTTATTGTCAAAAAAGGTAGAATAATCGGGAAAGGTTATCATCATAATTTCGGCGGACCTCATGCAGAAGTAAACGCGATCGCGAACTCTACAGAATCAGTAAAAGGTTCAACCATTTATGTCAATCTTGAACCGTGTAATTATTTTGGGAAAACCCCCCCGTGCACAGATCTCCTTATAAAAAAAGGAATTA
It contains:
- a CDS encoding 1-deoxy-D-xylulose-5-phosphate synthase, producing the protein MYKYLSAINSPADLRKIQQSDLKFVCQELRDFIIDKISKTGGHLGAGLGAVELAVTLHYVFNTPHDKLVFDVGHQAYPHKILTGRRDQFETIRQLGGISGFLKRSESEYDTFGAGHASTAISAALGMATARDLAKDNYSVVAIIGDGAMTGGMAYEAMNNAGIQKRNIIVILNDNNMSISQNKWAFSNYFTELIANPSYNKFKANVWDITGKLDSLGDRIRKIASRVEEGIKVVITPGILFEALGFRYFGPINGHNIPQLIKIFKEIKNLPGPILIHTVTKKGKGYRPAEEDEQALHGVTPFDKVTGVSSKKTGTPPSYTDVFGNALVEIAKENQKVVGITAAMPDGTGLDKIQKEFPDRFFDVGIAEQHAVTFAAGLATQGYIPVVGIYSTFLQRAFDQIVHDVALQKLHVVFVLDRGGVVGADGPTHHGVLDFAYLRSIPDMVIMSPKDEVELRHMLYTAITYEKGPISIRYPRGTGVGLSLKQPLVTLNIGKAEKVRQGKDAAILAIGNMVYPSIQAAVLLSECGIDLEVVNMRFVKPLDDEMISDICRRYKNIIIVEDHSVIGGLSSAVLESISKLGTTDIKVKSHGIPDAFVEQGTIPEIHKILKLDVAGIVDTVKDFLKK
- a CDS encoding Gfo/Idh/MocA family oxidoreductase, translated to MTPAETQNKLRLGVIGLGWVSQIFHLPMLTKMDDVEIVAICDKDKSRAKIIADRFNISRIYIDYQQMLAKEEMDAVDICTSTDTHLPITLSSLQAGKDVFVEKPIARRYLEAVQIAEAVKEHKRKLMVGMNNRFRPDTMILKSFVEKGEIGKIFYVKAGWLKRISPDNKWITQKDKAGGGVLLDLGIVMLDLILWLLGFPPVQRVNAKMYMHKTKSVEDSAIVTLEVKYGVTLVMESSWSFHCAEDYFYCNLYGSEGSAMINPLRIYKQMHGNLVNLTPVKVDSPLNLLKKSYENELKHFVGAARGLHTIISDGDEAVQRMKVVDAIYQSAQKGKEIKLK
- a CDS encoding SAM-dependent chlorinase/fluorinase, which produces MKRSSVIALLTDFGTMDAYVASMHGVILSIAPNTKIIDISHSIEPQNIDEAAYILWTSFRYFPKHTTFICVVDPGVGSNRNIICVETQDYRFIAPDNGLLKYVLDSVHRPKIIAVKNQDYFLPHVSTTFHGRDIFAPIAAHLANGLSPSKLGPRTTPLFHAEQFIEVDTSFNDVYKGSVIHIDYFGNIITNYLIKENKHKRLHLSIGKKIIHKKYASYSDAPMRTPFQIVGSSGLLELVVKNGKATDYITAPIKSKLKLTVSDE